The sequence CACACTCTCTTTGATGTGTATTGTTTTTGCGAATGACATATTGTTATATTTATAGTTTAGTCCAAAAATAATAAAAAAATCTATTCTGCAAATATTGGACTGAATTTTATTTATAATTGGTATTAGAAGTTTGGAACACAGAAGCCGAAACCTGCAATAACAATAAGGTAAACAAATAATTTTCCATTGCATATAAATTTAAAGCCCGGTTGATAGCCGGGTTTTTATTGGATATAATTGAAAATGCATTTTCCTGATCTTTCCGTGTGATCGAAATGGCCTCTCTGGTATTTTTTACAAAATAATCTGACAGTATATTTAAAACATTTCCCGAAATTGCATCAATATGCCCGGAAAGAAAATAGCTCTGATTATCGGTGCCGGTCCGGCCGGTTTAACTGTCGCGTATGAGCTATTGCAACGCACGGAGATAAAACCCATTATCATTGAATTGACAGATGGTGTAGGAGGTATATGCAAAACGGTCAATTACAAAGGAAACCGAATAGATATAGGCGGCCATCGTTTTTTTTCCAAGTCCGACAGGGTTATGAACTGGTGGCTGAATATTTTGCCGCTTGAAAAACTTAATGATGCGCACGCAACAATAGCCTATCATAATAAAAGCCGGGAAATATCGGCTACTATTTTCGCACCCGATCCGGAAAAAGAAGATAAAGTGATGCTGTTGCGCAAACGCAGCTCCCGCATTTATTTTCTGCGAAAGTTTTTTGATTACCCGATTACTTTGTCGCCAAAAACTCTTGCCCAGCTTGGTTTAGTAAGAGTGCTTAAGATCGGAGCCGGTTATTTAAAAAGTATTTTGTTTCCGATAAAGCCAGAAAAGAACCTCGAAGATTTTTTTATTAATCGTTTCGGAAAAGAGTTATACCTTACTTTTTTCAGATCATATACCGAAAAGGTCTGGGGTCGTTCCTGTACTGATATCAGTGCTGAATGGGGACATCAGCGCATAAAGGGATTATCAGTATCCAGATCAATTGGGCACTTTCTGAAAAGCATACTCTCCTCTGAAAGTGATATCCGCCAAAAAGAAACAGAGACCTCACTCATCCAGCAATTTTTGTATCCTAAATATGGTCCCGGACAATTGTGGGATGAAGCAGCGGCACAGGTGAAGAGTAGGGGAGGAGAACTTTTGCTGAATCATACGATCACTAAAATCTCAACATCTGGCAACCGGGTTGCATCCGTTGTTATTAAAGATCTTTTGACCAATATAACTACTGAACTAAAAACAGATCATTTGTTCTCAACAATGCCAGTGAAAGAGCTGGTTAAAATGGTAAACCCTGCTGCTTCTCCTGAGATCAGCAGAGCTGCTGAGGGATTGCATTACCGCGACTTTATTACTGTGGGCTTGCTTGTAAAAAAATTAAATACGGCCAACCCTTCATTAAAAGATAAACTGGCCGATAACTGGATATATATACAGGAGCCTGATGTTAAGTTGGGACGATTGCAGGTGTTCAATAACTGGAGTCCTTATATGGTTGCGGATAGGAACAGCTATTGGCTGGGCCTCGAATATTTTTGTAATGAAGGGGATCCGCTTTGGCAAATGGATGATAAAGAAATGTATGCATTCGCCATTGAGGAATTGTGTAAAATCGGGATCATTAAAAAGGAGGATGTGCAGGATGGAACTGTGATACGCATGCCAAAAGCATATCCGGCTTATTTCGGCACCTATCCTGATTTTGATGTGATCCGTAAATTTACGGATGGGTTTGAAAATCTCTTCCTTATTGGGCGCAATGGCATGCACAAATACAACAACCAGGATCACTCTATGCTTACCGCTATGGTGGCCGTTGATAATATAGTTGGTGACATCACATCAAAGGAAAATATCTGGGCGGTGAATACGGAAGAAGATTATCATGAAGAGAAATAGCACCCAGCCGCTGGCACAAATGTTAAACCCACCGGATATAACACCAACTCAGTCATCAAATCAGCGCACAATGCAGCCGGGTTTGCTGACAACTTGGTATAAGTTTATAGAAACATTTACAAGGTATTGGTTTGTTTTTCTGCTCTACCTGGCAGTAGGTGTTGTGCTGATTCATTTCCTGCGATTTTATGTTGACGGTATCGATATGCTCAACTATATAACCGTTTCTGAAAAATATGTGAGCGGCAATTTTTACGATGCCATTAATGATTACTGGAGTCCGATGATCCCGTGGCTGCTCATCCCTTTTATTTCATTTGGTGTTGATCCATTCTTCGCTTTTCATATTCTGCAATTACTTATAGGGCTGTTTACAATAAAAGTTTGCATTGAATTGCTGGAGCCCACTCGAATTAATCAATGGATGAAACACGTACTTCGTTTTTCATTTATTCCTTTAATACTCAGTTATGGCCAGTTGTATGGCAGTCCTGATCTGT comes from Bacteroidota bacterium and encodes:
- a CDS encoding NAD(P)/FAD-dependent oxidoreductase, with translation MPGKKIALIIGAGPAGLTVAYELLQRTEIKPIIIELTDGVGGICKTVNYKGNRIDIGGHRFFSKSDRVMNWWLNILPLEKLNDAHATIAYHNKSREISATIFAPDPEKEDKVMLLRKRSSRIYFLRKFFDYPITLSPKTLAQLGLVRVLKIGAGYLKSILFPIKPEKNLEDFFINRFGKELYLTFFRSYTEKVWGRSCTDISAEWGHQRIKGLSVSRSIGHFLKSILSSESDIRQKETETSLIQQFLYPKYGPGQLWDEAAAQVKSRGGELLLNHTITKISTSGNRVASVVIKDLLTNITTELKTDHLFSTMPVKELVKMVNPAASPEISRAAEGLHYRDFITVGLLVKKLNTANPSLKDKLADNWIYIQEPDVKLGRLQVFNNWSPYMVADRNSYWLGLEYFCNEGDPLWQMDDKEMYAFAIEELCKIGIIKKEDVQDGTVIRMPKAYPAYFGTYPDFDVIRKFTDGFENLFLIGRNGMHKYNNQDHSMLTAMVAVDNIVGDITSKENIWAVNTEEDYHEEK